The Caulifigura coniformis genome includes a region encoding these proteins:
- a CDS encoding M24 family metallopeptidase: MTNDSNRPAERRERLQQVLERAGLSAMLVTSEINVRYLTGFTGDSTYLLLDQGRPLLISDRRYETQLAEECPGVDSFIRPPDLTLPLAAAQALAKAGGKKFGFDPHSTSFALYTLFKEQAAQATLVPVEGLVEGLRAVKDADEIAEIRRAVDLAIEGINALKPRLTSGRTERECAWELEATMRCSGAAGFAFAPIIAVGDRAAMPHYHAGDRLIGESPLILVDWGAETHSCYRSDLTRTFFTGRPGSEMERVYEVVLEAQRQAIAAIRPGVAGKAVDAIARKVIAEAGYGELGHGLGHGFGLEIHEQPRLAPNFPHVLEANMVVTVEPAIYIRGQFGVRIEDDVLVTPDGCEVLSRALPSDWESAQIA, from the coding sequence GTGACGAACGACTCGAACCGACCGGCGGAACGAAGAGAGCGATTGCAGCAGGTTCTCGAACGGGCCGGACTGTCGGCGATGCTGGTGACGTCCGAGATCAACGTCCGGTATCTCACAGGCTTCACGGGCGACTCGACGTACCTGCTGCTCGACCAGGGCCGTCCTCTCCTGATCAGCGATCGGCGGTATGAAACGCAGCTGGCGGAAGAATGCCCGGGGGTCGATTCGTTCATCCGGCCGCCCGACCTGACTCTCCCTCTCGCTGCGGCCCAGGCGCTTGCGAAGGCTGGCGGAAAGAAGTTCGGATTCGACCCGCATTCCACGTCGTTCGCACTCTATACGCTGTTCAAGGAACAGGCGGCTCAGGCGACGCTCGTGCCGGTGGAAGGCCTCGTGGAAGGGCTGAGAGCGGTCAAGGATGCGGATGAGATCGCGGAGATTCGGCGGGCGGTCGATCTCGCGATCGAGGGCATCAACGCCCTCAAGCCGCGACTGACGAGCGGGCGGACGGAGCGGGAGTGCGCCTGGGAGCTGGAGGCCACGATGCGCTGCTCCGGCGCGGCGGGATTCGCCTTCGCCCCGATCATTGCCGTCGGCGATCGGGCGGCCATGCCACATTATCACGCGGGCGACCGGCTCATCGGAGAATCGCCGTTGATACTGGTCGACTGGGGGGCCGAGACCCATTCCTGCTACCGCTCGGACCTGACCCGGACGTTTTTCACGGGGCGTCCGGGCAGCGAAATGGAGCGGGTGTATGAGGTCGTCCTGGAGGCCCAGCGGCAGGCCATCGCGGCGATCCGGCCGGGCGTTGCCGGAAAAGCCGTGGATGCGATCGCCCGAAAGGTGATCGCCGAGGCGGGGTACGGTGAACTGGGGCATGGGCTGGGACACGGGTTCGGGCTGGAGATCCACGAGCAGCCGCGTCTGGCGCCGAATTTTCCGCATGTCCTTGAGGCGAACATGGTTGTCACCGTGGAACCAGCAATCTACATTCGCGGCCAATTCGGAGTCCGGATCGAGGACGACGTTCTCGTGACACCGGACGGCTGCGAGGTTC
- a CDS encoding transglutaminase-like domain-containing protein: MSRRVLLSLIAFLLILASSRTPASAQTPKKPSGEKKESWQAIFIGKQRVGFAHITVQTIERDGKQIIVCDNLNQMTITRFGFSLRMSVVQSSEEDSEGNMLSFKLSIDNPPTSKVESEGRIKGDQLTMTTMSAGRPKVTTEAWDSTVKSPAWIDRALEVEPLKAGESRQFRMYDPQMSKVATITLKHAGKEKIKLLDGSEVECDKVLTTHSMVPGLKITSYVDDQGETVKTSTNLLDMTTYTVSKEEALKAISGEGLDLGMDTVIKTGLIKNAHNATKGVYKVTIDGNAAEAIPAGPTQKIKSLSDTEIELTVQAIKPGTKGDEPQPASDYLSSSRFLDLEDPNVRKLAAEGAAGKMDPVETAVALEKFVATRLKNKNFSTALATASEVARDLAGDCTEHAVLLAALLRSNKIPARVVIGFVYADSLEGLGGHMWTEAYLNGQWVPLDATLGKGGIGVGHIKIADADLSENSAAPVAAFVPIIHLLGKTKLEVLSVE, from the coding sequence ATGTCACGCCGCGTCCTGCTGTCGCTGATTGCTTTCCTGCTGATCCTGGCCTCGTCGAGGACGCCCGCGAGCGCCCAGACGCCGAAGAAGCCTTCCGGTGAGAAGAAGGAATCGTGGCAGGCGATCTTCATCGGCAAGCAGCGTGTTGGATTCGCCCACATCACCGTGCAGACGATCGAGCGGGACGGGAAGCAGATCATCGTCTGCGACAACCTGAACCAGATGACGATCACCCGGTTCGGATTCTCCCTGCGGATGTCGGTCGTCCAGAGCTCGGAAGAAGACAGCGAAGGGAACATGCTGTCCTTCAAGCTGTCGATCGACAACCCGCCCACGAGCAAGGTCGAATCGGAAGGTCGGATCAAGGGCGACCAGCTCACGATGACGACGATGTCGGCAGGCCGGCCGAAGGTCACGACCGAAGCCTGGGATTCGACGGTGAAATCGCCTGCGTGGATCGACCGGGCACTCGAGGTGGAACCGCTGAAGGCGGGCGAGTCACGACAGTTCCGGATGTACGACCCGCAGATGAGCAAGGTCGCGACGATCACACTCAAGCACGCGGGGAAGGAGAAGATAAAACTCCTCGACGGCTCCGAAGTCGAATGCGACAAGGTGCTGACGACGCATTCGATGGTTCCCGGGTTGAAGATCACGTCGTACGTCGATGACCAGGGGGAGACGGTCAAAACATCGACCAACCTCCTGGACATGACGACCTACACGGTTTCGAAGGAGGAGGCGCTCAAAGCCATCTCGGGCGAGGGCCTCGACCTGGGCATGGACACCGTCATCAAGACGGGTCTGATCAAGAACGCGCACAACGCGACGAAGGGCGTCTACAAGGTGACGATCGACGGCAACGCGGCCGAGGCGATTCCGGCCGGTCCGACGCAGAAAATCAAGTCGCTGAGCGACACCGAGATCGAACTGACAGTGCAGGCCATCAAGCCGGGGACGAAGGGAGACGAACCCCAGCCAGCCTCCGATTACCTGTCGAGTTCGCGATTCCTCGACCTGGAGGATCCGAACGTCAGGAAACTGGCCGCGGAAGGGGCGGCCGGGAAGATGGACCCGGTGGAGACAGCAGTCGCCCTCGAAAAATTCGTGGCGACGCGTCTGAAGAACAAGAACTTCTCGACCGCGCTGGCAACAGCGAGCGAGGTCGCCCGCGACTTGGCCGGCGACTGCACGGAGCACGCGGTGTTGCTCGCGGCGCTGCTGCGGTCCAACAAGATTCCGGCCCGGGTCGTGATCGGCTTCGTCTACGCCGATTCGCTCGAGGGACTTGGGGGGCACATGTGGACGGAGGCTTACCTGAACGGTCAGTGGGTTCCGCTCGATGCGACGCTCGGCAAGGGAGGGATCGGAGTGGGGCACATCAAAATCGCCGATGCGGATCTTTCGGAGAACTCGGCGGCCCCCGTCGCGGCGTTCGTGCCGATCATTCACCTGCTGGGTAAGACGAAGCTGGAAGTGCTGAGCGTGGAGTGA
- a CDS encoding EutN/CcmL family microcompartment protein, with protein MFLAKVTGSVVSTQKVDAMVGQKLIVVEPLRLNDKTRAELIGTGRTFICVDTVGAGEGETVLIVQGSSARFTEQTKKLPVDATIIGIVDQVNVGGAAVFKMGQ; from the coding sequence ATGTTTCTTGCCAAAGTCACCGGGAGTGTAGTCTCGACGCAGAAGGTCGACGCGATGGTCGGCCAGAAGCTGATCGTCGTGGAACCGCTGCGGCTCAACGACAAGACCCGCGCCGAACTGATCGGAACGGGGCGGACCTTCATCTGCGTGGATACCGTCGGTGCGGGCGAAGGGGAGACGGTGCTGATCGTCCAGGGATCGAGCGCCCGATTCACCGAGCAGACCAAGAAGCTGCCAGTGGATGCGACGATCATCGGGATCGTCGACCAGGTGAACGTCGGCGGGGCGGCCGTGTTCAAGATGGGGCAGTAA
- a CDS encoding XdhC family protein, which translates to MRDVFAALCNAANAGRPCLFTALVETRGSTPQKAGAAMLVFADGAQIGTLGGGCVEAEVKRRALERITVGGPELMTFQLDSDYGWDDGLICGGRMKMLVDAIRPGNDLSYYRACSERATAGQGFTQAVILEDHPDAPPGSQFLFDVAGSLLASRPAGLPPESVGENLRSISSRPRPYVVSGVTYLPSLPRCRLIIVGAGHVGQKTAELAADVDFDVWVIDDREEYCSPERFPRAQQLIAGPIGRELKALETTPDDFLVIVTRGHNHDEEALYRLIGKPFRYLGMIGSRRKIRMIFDDLRKEGVSPSALERVHAPLGFDIGSQTVPEIAVSIVSQLIAVRNRGESVSTVHALRDTVRAASGT; encoded by the coding sequence ATGCGTGACGTGTTCGCCGCCCTCTGCAATGCCGCCAACGCCGGCCGGCCGTGCCTGTTCACGGCACTCGTTGAAACCCGCGGATCGACACCCCAGAAGGCCGGCGCCGCCATGCTCGTCTTTGCCGACGGCGCGCAGATCGGCACACTGGGCGGGGGGTGTGTCGAAGCCGAAGTCAAACGCCGTGCCCTCGAACGCATCACCGTCGGGGGGCCTGAATTGATGACCTTCCAGCTCGACAGCGACTACGGCTGGGACGACGGGCTGATCTGCGGCGGTCGCATGAAGATGCTCGTCGACGCCATCCGCCCCGGCAACGACCTGTCCTATTACCGGGCCTGCAGCGAACGAGCCACGGCCGGCCAGGGCTTCACCCAGGCGGTCATCCTCGAGGACCATCCCGATGCGCCGCCGGGAAGCCAGTTCCTGTTCGACGTCGCAGGAAGCCTGCTCGCGTCGCGTCCCGCCGGGCTGCCTCCGGAAAGCGTCGGCGAGAACCTCAGGTCGATTTCCTCCCGTCCCCGCCCCTATGTCGTCTCCGGGGTGACCTATCTCCCGTCGCTTCCTCGTTGCCGCCTGATCATCGTCGGGGCCGGGCATGTGGGCCAGAAGACGGCCGAACTCGCGGCCGATGTCGATTTCGACGTCTGGGTCATTGATGACCGTGAGGAATACTGTTCGCCGGAGCGGTTTCCCCGCGCGCAGCAGCTCATCGCCGGGCCGATCGGCAGAGAGCTGAAAGCGCTCGAAACGACTCCGGACGATTTCCTCGTGATCGTCACCCGGGGACACAACCACGATGAAGAGGCGCTTTACCGGCTGATTGGCAAGCCCTTCAGATACCTGGGGATGATCGGCAGCCGCCGCAAGATCCGCATGATCTTCGATGACCTTCGGAAGGAAGGCGTCTCCCCATCGGCTCTGGAGCGAGTTCACGCGCCGCTCGGGTTCGATATCGGATCGCAGACCGTGCCGGAAATCGCAGTGAGTATCGTGTCCCAGCTCATTGCAGTCCGGAACCGCGGCGAATCCGTCTCGACGGTTCACGCCCTGCGTGACACAGTGCGGGCTGCCAGCGGAACCTAG
- a CDS encoding NTP transferase domain-containing protein, giving the protein MSPVAVILAAGKSKRMQSDTPKVLHEACGRPMVEYVLDAARAAGCGKLVVVVGHKAEVVRAALEHHPDVEFALQSEQLGTGHAVMMARDLLKDHTGSVLVLTGDTPLLRAASLKGLLDEQAAHHAACVVGTAKTQQNEGLGRIVRNASDEFLRIVEHKDASPEERAITEINTGCFAFDGPALFEALDKVRPNNSQAEYYLTDCAEILKQSGRAVRAACLFDIVEAMGVNTQEQLAEVERVMRSHMG; this is encoded by the coding sequence ATGTCTCCCGTGGCCGTCATTCTCGCCGCCGGCAAGAGCAAGCGGATGCAGTCGGACACCCCGAAAGTGCTGCACGAGGCCTGCGGCCGGCCAATGGTCGAGTATGTTCTCGACGCCGCCCGGGCAGCGGGCTGCGGAAAGCTCGTCGTCGTTGTGGGCCACAAGGCCGAAGTCGTCCGCGCCGCCCTGGAGCACCATCCCGACGTGGAGTTCGCGCTCCAGTCGGAACAACTCGGAACGGGCCACGCTGTGATGATGGCCAGGGATCTGCTGAAGGATCACACCGGTTCCGTCCTCGTCCTCACCGGCGACACGCCGCTCCTGCGGGCGGCGTCCCTGAAAGGCCTGCTCGATGAGCAGGCCGCCCATCACGCCGCTTGTGTTGTCGGAACGGCGAAGACGCAGCAGAACGAAGGTCTCGGCCGGATCGTTCGCAACGCGTCGGACGAATTCCTGAGGATCGTCGAACACAAGGACGCCTCCCCTGAGGAACGCGCCATCACCGAGATCAACACGGGTTGCTTCGCATTCGACGGGCCGGCGCTGTTCGAGGCTCTCGACAAGGTCCGGCCCAACAACTCGCAGGCCGAATACTATCTGACCGATTGCGCCGAGATCCTGAAGCAGTCGGGCAGGGCCGTCCGGGCCGCCTGCCTGTTCGACATCGTGGAAGCGATGGGAGTCAACACGCAGGAGCAGCTGGCGGAAGTCGAGCGGGTGATGCGCTCCCATATGGGCTGA
- a CDS encoding cold-shock protein yields the protein MQQGTIKKLVSDKGFGFIAGADRGKDLFFHLSAIKEATFESLYEGQTVEYEAEMGPKGMRASIVRPS from the coding sequence ATGCAGCAAGGCACGATTAAAAAGCTGGTGTCGGATAAAGGATTCGGCTTCATCGCCGGCGCTGACCGCGGGAAGGACTTGTTCTTCCACCTCTCGGCGATCAAGGAAGCGACGTTCGAATCCCTCTACGAGGGACAGACCGTCGAGTACGAAGCAGAGATGGGCCCCAAGGGAATGCGGGCCTCCATCGTCAGGCCGAGCTAA
- a CDS encoding ComEA family DNA-binding protein: MPPRRPQDPDAPAAASELDAPASLSDDEDTFLQWTRQDRWFLAVLALAIVVLLGIHFARLGGWGLKPLEFARPESRKYEFQLEVNGATWVEWMQLEGIGEATARKIVAERDANGPFRSVDDVARVKGIGPATLEKIRPWLRHESHAAEAAEEGSTMKTPAL, encoded by the coding sequence ATGCCACCGAGACGGCCGCAGGACCCTGACGCTCCTGCGGCCGCGTCGGAACTCGATGCGCCGGCCTCGCTCTCAGACGACGAAGACACTTTCCTGCAGTGGACGCGTCAGGATCGGTGGTTCCTGGCAGTGCTTGCACTCGCGATCGTGGTCCTACTGGGCATCCACTTTGCGCGGCTGGGAGGCTGGGGGCTGAAACCGCTGGAGTTCGCGCGACCGGAAAGTCGGAAGTATGAGTTTCAGCTGGAGGTGAACGGAGCCACCTGGGTGGAGTGGATGCAGCTGGAGGGAATCGGCGAAGCGACGGCCAGAAAGATTGTTGCGGAGCGGGACGCGAACGGGCCGTTCCGATCGGTCGACGACGTGGCGCGCGTGAAGGGGATTGGCCCGGCGACGCTGGAGAAAATCCGGCCATGGCTCCGACATGAGTCTCACGCGGCGGAGGCCGCTGAAGAAGGGAGCACAATGAAAACGCCCGCCTTGTGA
- the lysA gene encoding diaminopimelate decarboxylase, translating to MEAFQYKGNELFCEDVPVARLAEEFGTPLWVYSQAKFLSEFNAIRDAFAALDPVICYSVKSNSNISLLKLLGDAGSSFDVVSGGELFRVQQAGAETSKVIFAGVGKTDAEIRYGLEADILMFNVESEPELDAISAVAKSMGKVARVALRLNPDIDAKTHSKTTTGKKGNKFGMDIERHNALAAKVLKDDHLELRGIHMHLGSPILTTEPYEEAAKKALEVVTELRKQGHQTNWVNLGGGFGLSYRGSEAPPASEYAKVILPYIQEAKCRLALEPGRSICGNAGVLLGRVIFTKREGGKRFIIQDAAMNDLVRPAMYGSFHKIWPVKPTVAAPSDFEAAEIPGCEPADVVGPICESGDTFATGRALPPVERGDLLATFSAGAYGTVMSSNYNSRPRGAEVLVDGNKARLIRKRETLEDLIAAERV from the coding sequence ATGGAAGCTTTTCAATACAAGGGCAACGAACTTTTCTGCGAAGACGTTCCGGTGGCCCGGCTGGCGGAAGAATTCGGAACTCCGCTGTGGGTCTACTCGCAGGCGAAGTTTCTCTCGGAGTTCAACGCGATTCGTGACGCCTTCGCGGCGCTCGATCCGGTGATCTGTTACTCCGTCAAATCGAATTCGAACATCAGCCTGCTGAAGCTGCTGGGCGATGCGGGCAGCAGCTTTGACGTCGTTTCCGGCGGCGAACTGTTCCGCGTTCAGCAGGCGGGGGCGGAGACGTCGAAGGTGATTTTCGCGGGCGTCGGCAAGACGGATGCGGAGATCCGTTACGGCCTCGAAGCCGACATCCTGATGTTCAACGTCGAGAGCGAGCCGGAACTGGATGCGATTTCCGCCGTCGCGAAGTCGATGGGAAAAGTGGCCCGCGTCGCTCTGCGGCTGAACCCCGACATCGATGCCAAGACCCACTCGAAGACAACCACCGGGAAGAAGGGCAACAAGTTCGGGATGGATATCGAGCGGCACAATGCGCTCGCCGCCAAGGTGCTCAAGGACGACCACCTCGAACTGCGGGGCATTCACATGCACCTCGGTTCCCCCATTCTCACGACCGAGCCGTATGAAGAAGCAGCCAAGAAGGCACTGGAAGTTGTCACCGAACTCCGAAAGCAGGGGCACCAGACGAACTGGGTGAATCTCGGCGGAGGATTCGGACTGTCTTACCGCGGAAGCGAAGCGCCGCCGGCATCGGAGTACGCCAAGGTGATCCTGCCCTACATCCAGGAAGCGAAGTGCCGGCTGGCGCTGGAGCCCGGGCGGTCGATCTGTGGCAACGCGGGGGTCCTGCTGGGCCGCGTGATCTTCACCAAGCGTGAAGGTGGCAAGCGGTTCATCATCCAGGATGCCGCCATGAACGACCTCGTTCGGCCGGCGATGTACGGATCGTTCCACAAGATCTGGCCGGTGAAGCCGACCGTGGCCGCTCCCAGCGATTTCGAGGCTGCGGAGATTCCGGGCTGCGAGCCCGCGGACGTCGTGGGGCCGATCTGCGAAAGCGGTGACACCTTCGCGACGGGGCGGGCGCTGCCGCCCGTGGAGCGAGGGGACCTGCTGGCCACATTCAGCGCCGGCGCCTATGGCACGGTCATGAGCTCGAACTACAATTCCCGGCCGCGGGGGGCGGAAGTTCTGGTGGACGGCAACAAGGCCAGGCTGATCCGGAAACGCGAAACTCTGGAAGACCTGATCGCAGCGGAGCGTGTGTGA
- the gdhA gene encoding NADP-specific glutamate dehydrogenase, translating to MRYGHLEEFLAYVANRNPGQPEYLQAVGEVMDSLWPFIDAHRRYADHGLLDRLLEPERIVMFRVCWVDDRGEVRVNRGFRVQHNSALGPYKGGLRFHPSVNLSILKFLAFEQTFKNALTTLPMGGGKGGADFDPKGKSPGEIMRFCQAFISELFRHVGAETDVPAGDIGVGAREVGFMTGMMKKLTNRSDCVFTGKGLAYGGSLLRPEATGYGTVYFVQEMLRRVNRTISGLKVSISGSGNVAQFAIEKALDLGARVVTASDSSGTVIDDDGFNLEKLEVLKEVKNHQHGRVSDYAARVGARFEPGLRPWIIPVDVALPCATQNELNENDARALIANGVQCVAEGANMPCTIEAVRLFEKKGVLYAPGKASNAGGVTTSGLEMSQNAMRLSWTREEVEIRLHEIVKGIHDMCVRYGERPDGSVSYAAGANVAGFVKVADAMFAQGVI from the coding sequence TTGCGCTACGGTCACCTCGAAGAATTCCTCGCCTATGTGGCCAACCGAAATCCCGGACAGCCGGAATACCTGCAGGCCGTCGGCGAAGTGATGGACAGCCTGTGGCCCTTCATCGACGCTCATCGGCGTTACGCCGACCATGGGCTGCTCGATCGGCTCCTCGAGCCTGAACGGATCGTGATGTTCCGCGTCTGCTGGGTTGATGATCGGGGAGAGGTCCGCGTCAATCGCGGCTTCCGCGTCCAGCACAATTCGGCCCTTGGGCCCTACAAGGGCGGGCTTCGCTTTCACCCTTCGGTGAACCTGTCGATCCTCAAGTTTCTGGCATTCGAGCAGACATTCAAGAATGCGCTCACGACGCTGCCCATGGGAGGCGGTAAGGGAGGAGCCGACTTCGATCCGAAGGGGAAAAGCCCGGGCGAAATCATGCGTTTCTGCCAGGCGTTTATCAGCGAACTGTTCCGGCATGTCGGCGCCGAAACGGACGTCCCGGCAGGCGATATCGGCGTCGGAGCCCGCGAAGTGGGGTTCATGACGGGCATGATGAAGAAGTTGACCAACCGCTCGGACTGCGTCTTTACCGGCAAGGGACTGGCTTATGGCGGTTCGCTGCTCCGGCCGGAGGCGACTGGCTACGGCACGGTCTATTTCGTCCAGGAGATGCTCCGTCGTGTGAACCGCACGATCAGCGGGTTGAAGGTCTCCATTTCGGGCTCGGGCAACGTTGCGCAGTTCGCCATTGAAAAGGCACTCGATCTTGGCGCCAGGGTTGTGACGGCGTCGGATTCCAGTGGCACGGTGATCGACGACGATGGTTTCAATCTCGAAAAGCTCGAGGTCCTGAAGGAGGTCAAGAATCACCAGCATGGCCGTGTCAGCGACTACGCGGCCAGGGTCGGCGCGCGGTTCGAGCCCGGCCTTCGTCCGTGGATTATTCCCGTCGACGTGGCCTTGCCCTGCGCCACGCAGAATGAACTGAATGAGAACGACGCTCGCGCCCTCATTGCAAACGGAGTCCAGTGTGTGGCCGAGGGAGCGAATATGCCATGCACAATCGAAGCCGTCCGGCTGTTCGAAAAGAAGGGGGTTCTTTATGCCCCGGGAAAGGCCAGCAACGCCGGCGGAGTCACGACGTCCGGGCTCGAGATGAGCCAGAACGCGATGCGACTCTCCTGGACCCGTGAGGAAGTCGAAATCCGCCTGCACGAGATCGTCAAAGGCATTCACGACATGTGTGTGCGCTATGGCGAACGCCCCGATGGCTCCGTGAGTTATGCCGCCGGCGCCAATGTCGCCGGATTCGTGAAAGTCGCAGACGCCATGTTCGCGCAGGGCGTCATCTGA
- a CDS encoding DUF2239 family protein: MTASASIPRCVAFDGLRLIAAGPVPDAAAAAKRAIDSGDATQVVVFDEVTSEVIEIDWRGSEDDVRVRIQAALTGGASQSAPDAPRGPGRPKLGVVAREVTLLPKHWEWLGSQPGGASVALRKLVEAASRDHVDVDRKRRAQDAAYRFMTTMAGDLPGYEEALRAFFKGDAAAFKTQTTNWPKDVRDHARALASAAL, translated from the coding sequence ATGACGGCCTCTGCTTCCATCCCTCGTTGCGTGGCATTCGACGGACTCCGATTGATCGCGGCGGGACCTGTTCCCGACGCGGCCGCGGCGGCGAAACGAGCCATCGACAGCGGCGACGCCACGCAGGTGGTCGTTTTCGATGAGGTCACGAGCGAGGTGATCGAAATCGACTGGCGCGGCTCGGAAGACGACGTCCGGGTGCGGATACAGGCGGCCTTGACAGGAGGCGCGAGCCAGTCCGCGCCTGACGCACCGCGAGGCCCTGGGCGGCCGAAACTGGGCGTTGTCGCCCGGGAAGTCACGCTGCTTCCCAAGCACTGGGAGTGGCTGGGGTCACAACCAGGCGGGGCTTCAGTGGCGCTGCGCAAGCTGGTGGAAGCGGCCAGCCGCGATCATGTCGACGTGGATCGGAAACGTCGCGCGCAGGACGCCGCCTACCGCTTCATGACAACGATGGCCGGAGATCTTCCCGGCTATGAAGAGGCGCTCCGGGCGTTCTTCAAAGGGGACGCTGCGGCATTCAAGACGCAGACGACGAATTGGCCGAAGGACGTCCGCGACCACGCTCGGGCACTCGCCTCCGCAGCACTCTGA
- a CDS encoding YoaK family protein yields the protein MVTTLHTPETIYAPRHLVSWMLLAAAAGAVNGFAFMTCEQFVTHLSGLFTEIGRAGVVLDSAAIVASFIGGAFASVLVIHAHPKRGDQPRWATPLIIVAMLLIAIAVAGQAGMFGQFGGSSDLADPPVALLSLLAFAMGLQNAAVASTTGLAVRTTHLTGPATDLGISLGTAMLENGKERRSALRGAGLRAAKIMGFATGAGLSVPISLQFHYLALFVPAVFVMTSTALSYNVATSPSAEAIPTSRSPGFALQGSMFRRSK from the coding sequence ATGGTCACCACGCTTCACACTCCCGAAACCATTTACGCTCCGCGTCATCTCGTCAGCTGGATGCTGCTGGCTGCCGCTGCAGGTGCGGTGAACGGCTTCGCGTTCATGACGTGCGAGCAGTTCGTCACGCATCTGAGCGGACTGTTCACGGAGATCGGCCGGGCGGGAGTCGTTCTCGATTCTGCGGCCATTGTGGCAAGCTTTATCGGGGGCGCGTTCGCCTCAGTCCTCGTCATCCATGCCCATCCGAAGCGGGGCGACCAGCCGCGTTGGGCAACTCCGCTGATTATCGTCGCGATGCTGCTGATCGCGATTGCCGTCGCAGGCCAGGCAGGCATGTTCGGTCAATTCGGCGGATCGTCCGACCTGGCCGATCCGCCCGTGGCGCTGCTGTCGCTTCTGGCATTCGCGATGGGGCTGCAGAACGCGGCCGTGGCCTCAACGACGGGACTGGCGGTTCGGACGACGCACCTGACCGGGCCGGCGACGGACCTGGGAATCAGCCTCGGCACGGCCATGCTCGAGAACGGCAAGGAGCGGCGGTCGGCCCTGCGCGGCGCGGGGCTGCGGGCAGCGAAGATCATGGGGTTCGCCACGGGCGCTGGCCTGTCGGTCCCGATCTCGTTGCAGTTCCACTATCTGGCGCTGTTTGTCCCGGCCGTTTTCGTGATGACGTCGACCGCGTTGAGCTACAACGTGGCCACAAGCCCGTCTGCGGAGGCGATTCCGACGTCGAGGTCGCCGGGCTTCGCATTGCAGGGCTCGATGTTCCGCCGCTCGAAGTGA
- a CDS encoding universal stress protein translates to MIDFTNSHRALPASSVRPQPFDGADAPGGEAVHILVPVTLAERDFASVRMGLQMAAGTQARLTLLHVAEEEPENHSRNWLDAIDQLHARLDGGLAPVRREVTTESLQTYFSPLLTPSILAKTQPNFVARMGEFSDEVSRFAETQGVDLVVLSGDLLQGWIPMFPTKLRRKLQQLGKRVLAIWPEESGRAATPAASRSTEPLPATC, encoded by the coding sequence ATGATTGATTTCACGAATTCCCACCGTGCTCTTCCGGCCAGCTCCGTCCGGCCCCAGCCGTTTGACGGAGCGGACGCCCCTGGCGGCGAAGCAGTGCACATCCTGGTTCCCGTCACGCTGGCCGAACGCGACTTTGCATCGGTCCGCATGGGACTGCAAATGGCCGCGGGAACACAGGCCCGCCTCACGCTGCTGCATGTTGCCGAAGAGGAACCGGAGAACCATTCGCGAAACTGGCTCGATGCGATCGACCAGTTGCATGCACGACTTGACGGAGGCCTGGCGCCAGTCCGTCGAGAAGTGACAACGGAATCGCTCCAGACTTACTTCAGCCCCCTGCTGACACCATCGATTCTGGCGAAGACGCAACCGAACTTCGTCGCCCGGATGGGAGAGTTCAGCGACGAGGTGTCGCGCTTCGCCGAAACGCAGGGAGTCGACCTGGTCGTCCTGTCGGGCGACCTCCTGCAGGGGTGGATTCCGATGTTCCCAACGAAGTTGCGACGCAAGCTTCAACAGCTTGGGAAACGGGTGCTTGCGATCTGGCCGGAAGAAAGTGGCCGCGCCGCGACTCCCGCCGCGAGCCGGTCCACTGAGCCGCTTCCGGCAACCTGTTGA
- a CDS encoding DUF2294 domain-containing protein, with protein sequence MPATAVLKSRSSLEIEISRAIIRFEKEYMGRGPLETKTYVIDDLVVIRLKDVLTLAERKLIETQRDRSAYLVKQSRNELLAAARPMLEAVVRDITGVDVQSVHTDLSTRTGERIIVVTLKERLRFGDCDEGRVA encoded by the coding sequence ATGCCAGCTACCGCTGTTTTGAAGAGTCGAAGCAGTCTGGAAATCGAGATCAGCCGGGCCATCATTCGGTTCGAGAAGGAGTACATGGGCCGCGGCCCGCTCGAGACGAAGACGTACGTGATTGACGACCTGGTCGTCATCCGACTGAAGGACGTGCTGACGCTGGCTGAAAGGAAGCTGATCGAGACCCAGCGGGACCGAAGCGCCTACCTGGTGAAACAGTCGCGGAATGAACTCCTGGCGGCGGCCCGACCGATGCTGGAGGCCGTGGTGCGGGATATTACCGGTGTGGACGTGCAGAGCGTGCATACCGATCTCAGCACGCGGACGGGTGAACGGATCATTGTCGTCACGCTGAAAGAGCGGTTGCGTTTCGGAGATTGTGATGAAGGCCGCGTCGCCTGA